Proteins found in one Amycolatopsis umgeniensis genomic segment:
- a CDS encoding MATE family efflux transporter → MSQPSETDERVPPKRVLGLAVPALGVLAAEPLYVLVDTAVVGHLGALPLAGLAVGGVVLSQVSSQLTFLSYGTTSRTARLHGAGRRGEAVREGVQATWLAVIVGLVVIVAGQLLAAPIARVLSGDPAITDAAVSWLRIALFGTPFILITMAGNGWMRGVQDSAKPLRYVLAGNGISAVLCPVLVYGADWGLEGSAIANVVAQVISASLFIVALVRERVPLRAEPKVMRAQLGLGRDLVLRSLAFQACFVSAAAVAARTSTGAVGAHQVVLQLWTFLALVLDSLAIAAQSLVGAALGAGASKRARSVSSQITGYGLVFGCFLGVVFASLAGVLPQVFTSDATVLGEIPHAWWFFVALQPIAGVVFALDGVLLGAGDAAFLRNATLVSAALGFLPLIWLSLAFGWGLAGIWTGLSLFMVLRLVTLLVRWRSGRWAVEGAVRAA, encoded by the coding sequence GTGTCTCAACCTTCCGAAACCGACGAGCGAGTCCCGCCGAAACGCGTGCTCGGGCTCGCCGTGCCCGCACTCGGCGTCCTCGCCGCCGAGCCGTTGTACGTCCTGGTGGACACGGCCGTCGTCGGGCATCTCGGCGCGTTGCCGCTGGCCGGTCTCGCCGTCGGCGGTGTCGTGCTGTCGCAGGTCTCGAGCCAGCTGACCTTCCTCTCCTACGGCACCACGTCGCGGACGGCCCGCCTGCACGGCGCCGGACGTCGTGGCGAGGCCGTGCGCGAAGGGGTGCAGGCGACCTGGCTGGCGGTGATCGTCGGGCTGGTCGTGATCGTCGCCGGGCAACTGCTGGCCGCGCCCATCGCGCGGGTGCTGTCGGGGGATCCCGCGATCACCGACGCCGCCGTCTCCTGGCTGCGGATCGCGCTGTTCGGGACGCCGTTCATCCTGATCACGATGGCGGGCAACGGCTGGATGCGCGGCGTGCAGGATTCCGCGAAACCGTTGCGCTATGTCTTGGCGGGCAACGGGATCTCGGCCGTGCTGTGTCCCGTGCTGGTGTACGGCGCGGACTGGGGGCTGGAAGGTTCCGCGATCGCGAACGTCGTCGCGCAGGTGATCTCGGCGTCGCTGTTCATCGTGGCCCTGGTGCGGGAGCGGGTCCCGCTGCGCGCGGAGCCGAAGGTGATGCGCGCCCAGCTCGGCCTCGGCCGGGACCTGGTGCTGCGCAGCCTCGCCTTCCAGGCGTGTTTCGTCTCCGCCGCCGCCGTCGCCGCGCGGACGTCCACCGGTGCTGTCGGCGCGCACCAGGTCGTGCTGCAGCTGTGGACGTTCCTCGCGCTCGTGCTGGACTCGCTCGCGATCGCCGCGCAGTCGCTCGTCGGGGCCGCCCTGGGCGCCGGCGCGAGCAAACGGGCGCGGAGTGTTTCGAGCCAGATCACCGGCTACGGCCTGGTGTTCGGCTGCTTCCTCGGTGTGGTGTTCGCGTCGCTGGCCGGGGTGCTGCCGCAGGTGTTCACTTCGGACGCGACCGTACTCGGCGAGATCCCGCACGCGTGGTGGTTCTTCGTCGCGTTGCAGCCGATCGCCGGGGTGGTGTTCGCGCTCGACGGCGTCCTGCTCGGCGCGGGCGACGCGGCGTTCCTGCGCAACGCGACGCTGGTGAGCGCGGCGCTGGGGTTCCTGCCGCTGATCTGGCTGTCGCTCGCGTTCGGCTGGGGACTGGCCGGGATCTGGACCGGGCTCTCGCTGTTCATGGTGCTGCGGCTGGTGACCCTGCTGGTGAGGTGGCGCTCGGGGCGCTGGGCCGTGGAGGGTGCCGTCCGCGCGGCCTGA